In Akkermansia muciniphila, one DNA window encodes the following:
- a CDS encoding protein kinase domain-containing protein — MPAEEGQPDDQPRETGQVPPPAPTTGLEQILPGRPPLPHAEEKGAFFVYQRELAPGTRLEQYEIIRVLGSGGFGITYLAKDLFLNRNVVIKENFPSRYSYRDPLTGHIQPNNEHDLENYTWALKSFLSEAQTLAELNNPGIVRILSVFEANGTAYFAMEHITGLSLDYLGEKLHSTGHRYTEDELKGLLTRLLRILDYLHSRHIYHRDIKPGNILLTEEGTPVLIDFGAARHALKLHSATVLTTQGYSSPEQALGKANIGPWSDLYSVGATFYALLTGHPPDRAEARLAEDEMPPLHSDPVLTRYYSRQFLLSLDKALAPQINCRYQTAREWIQDICAISGEESSATIQVPPADLRHAHPEGTPTPGTGQNISSRKAATGTDGLHSASHRQSARALRRNRHMMSLLVGSACTILLGAGAFYLLDYMKKAPMGTTINTIKVAIQQPAANPNEGELKPPPRDLASIRIPELKITEDAALEPRTLTEFRLRLDDTILTRSGLPPILPEKLRISCVYLQIISPAANGEKLYLTIRDSNGVLVDRSVNAVPSFTVPGQSTSTFFFPALPELFTDRTYTYSFENAAHQAVPMQMACFKNETKRTEEAFPKIRFIAAPPVPEPALLNDPAYKKLVAAISAPSPENRNILDQASSMPGILPALEQLSKAGYPVAQQALGKILMSPDCPGGSRPEEGVEWLYRSATGGCYEAMKELGILLMDIPSYFPRLPQQPPLASRDYAQAARFLRMAVQYRDQEALYLLSLMYSQGWGVPASPELSSLMMERLNGSSYSTDSLNPNAPIAAYWLPLPLAGEKATILRFTIPGPFAPSQLKGVTLHNTSLKDAFSISKINILQHGRLILDIISPQEVLPGKSSAPIGISIPEGLLADTTLPLEVEILLNPGNSSGVVEMPPPVEKKNSGIEIN; from the coding sequence ATGCCAGCAGAAGAAGGCCAGCCAGACGACCAGCCCCGGGAGACAGGGCAAGTCCCGCCTCCCGCTCCGACGACAGGCCTGGAACAGATTCTGCCCGGGCGTCCTCCTCTCCCCCACGCGGAAGAAAAAGGGGCCTTTTTCGTTTACCAGCGGGAGCTGGCTCCCGGCACGCGCCTGGAACAATATGAAATCATCCGCGTCCTGGGCAGCGGAGGTTTTGGCATCACGTACCTGGCGAAGGATCTGTTCCTGAACCGCAACGTGGTTATCAAGGAAAACTTCCCTTCAAGATACTCCTACCGGGACCCTCTGACCGGGCATATCCAGCCTAATAATGAACACGATCTGGAAAATTACACCTGGGCTCTGAAAAGCTTTCTGAGCGAGGCTCAGACGCTGGCGGAGCTCAACAACCCCGGCATCGTCAGAATCCTTTCCGTCTTTGAAGCTAACGGCACAGCCTACTTCGCCATGGAGCACATTACCGGCCTCTCCCTGGATTATCTGGGGGAAAAGCTCCACAGCACCGGGCACCGGTATACGGAAGACGAACTCAAGGGGCTGCTGACGCGCCTGCTCCGGATTCTGGACTATCTCCATTCCCGGCACATTTACCACCGGGACATCAAACCCGGCAATATCCTGCTGACGGAGGAAGGCACGCCCGTGCTGATTGACTTCGGAGCGGCACGGCATGCCCTGAAACTTCATTCTGCTACCGTCTTGACCACCCAGGGGTATTCCTCCCCGGAACAGGCGCTGGGCAAAGCGAATATCGGCCCCTGGAGCGACCTCTATTCCGTAGGAGCCACCTTTTACGCCCTGCTTACAGGACACCCGCCGGACCGGGCGGAAGCGCGCCTGGCGGAAGACGAAATGCCGCCGCTGCACAGCGATCCCGTGCTCACCCGCTATTACTCACGGCAGTTCCTGCTCTCTCTGGACAAGGCGCTGGCGCCCCAGATTAATTGCCGTTACCAGACCGCCCGCGAATGGATTCAGGATATTTGCGCCATTTCAGGGGAGGAATCATCCGCCACTATTCAAGTCCCCCCGGCAGACCTTCGCCATGCCCATCCGGAAGGAACGCCAACTCCCGGCACCGGGCAAAACATCAGCAGCAGGAAGGCAGCAACCGGAACGGACGGCCTTCATTCCGCTTCGCACAGGCAGTCCGCACGCGCTCTTCGTCGCAACCGCCACATGATGTCCCTGCTGGTGGGCAGCGCGTGCACCATCCTGCTGGGGGCGGGAGCATTTTATCTGCTGGACTACATGAAAAAAGCCCCTATGGGCACCACCATCAATACCATCAAGGTAGCCATCCAGCAGCCCGCGGCAAACCCTAACGAGGGAGAACTGAAACCGCCGCCACGGGATCTGGCATCCATCCGTATTCCGGAACTCAAAATAACGGAAGATGCGGCGCTGGAACCGCGAACGCTGACGGAGTTCCGTTTGCGCCTTGACGACACCATCCTGACCCGTTCCGGGCTTCCTCCCATCCTGCCGGAAAAACTGCGCATCTCCTGCGTTTATCTCCAAATCATTTCTCCGGCCGCAAACGGGGAAAAACTATACCTCACCATTCGGGACTCCAACGGCGTTCTGGTGGACCGTTCCGTCAATGCCGTTCCCTCCTTCACAGTGCCAGGGCAATCCACCTCCACCTTTTTCTTTCCTGCACTTCCGGAACTGTTCACGGACCGCACCTACACGTACTCCTTTGAAAATGCCGCCCACCAGGCCGTTCCCATGCAAATGGCATGTTTCAAAAACGAGACGAAACGCACGGAGGAAGCCTTCCCGAAAATCCGTTTCATTGCCGCGCCTCCCGTGCCGGAACCGGCCCTGCTGAATGATCCTGCCTACAAAAAACTTGTGGCGGCAATCTCTGCGCCCTCCCCGGAGAACAGAAATATTCTCGACCAGGCAAGTTCCATGCCGGGCATCCTGCCGGCCCTGGAGCAACTTTCCAAAGCCGGCTATCCGGTAGCCCAGCAGGCACTGGGAAAAATCCTCATGTCTCCGGACTGTCCCGGCGGCTCCAGGCCGGAAGAAGGCGTGGAATGGCTTTACCGTTCCGCCACGGGAGGGTGCTATGAAGCCATGAAGGAGCTGGGAATCCTGCTCATGGACATCCCCTCCTATTTTCCCCGCCTTCCCCAGCAGCCTCCCCTTGCCTCCCGGGATTACGCCCAGGCAGCGCGTTTCCTGAGAATGGCGGTCCAATACCGGGACCAGGAGGCCCTGTACCTGCTTTCCCTCATGTACTCCCAAGGCTGGGGCGTACCCGCCTCCCCGGAACTTTCCAGCCTGATGATGGAACGCCTCAACGGGTCCTCCTACTCCACGGACAGCCTGAACCCCAACGCGCCTATCGCGGCGTACTGGCTTCCCCTTCCGCTTGCTGGAGAAAAAGCAACCATCCTGCGCTTCACTATTCCTGGTCCGTTCGCCCCGTCCCAGCTCAAAGGCGTTACTCTGCACAACACAAGCCTGAAGGACGCCTTTTCCATCAGTAAAATCAATATTCTCCAACATGGGCGCCTCATTCTGGACATCATTTCCCCCCAGGAAGTACTGCCCGGCAAAAGCTCCGCTCCCATAGGCATCTCCATCCCGGAAGGGCTGCTGGCGGATACGACCCTGCCTCTGGAAGTGGAAATTTTGCTGAACCCCGGAAACAGCAGCGGCGTGGTGGAAATGCCCCCTCCGGTGGAAAAGAAAAACTCAGGAATTGAAATCAATTAA
- the thiS gene encoding sulfur carrier protein ThiS, with protein sequence MAAQNDIMLNGAPYELAEPCSVSRLLELLNMNGNPVVVEHNGAALLPQDFSQATVSPGDRVEIVSIVAGG encoded by the coding sequence ATGGCAGCCCAGAACGATATTATGCTGAACGGAGCCCCGTACGAACTGGCGGAACCCTGTTCCGTCTCCCGGCTTCTGGAACTTTTGAACATGAACGGCAACCCCGTCGTTGTGGAACACAACGGGGCCGCGCTCCTGCCGCAGGATTTTTCCCAAGCGACGGTTTCTCCCGGCGACCGGGTGGAAATCGTCTCCATCGTTGCCGGCGGCTAG
- the mutL gene encoding DNA mismatch repair endonuclease MutL codes for MPSIHVMSPTLASQVAAGEVVERPASVVKELVENSLDAGAKFVRVEIRRGGVGMIKVTDDGSGMSRADAELCTKRHATSKLSSLEELFEITHLGFRGEALPSIASVSRFKLCTRQQQELEGWEIRIDGGLEHEPRSSGVSPGTAIEVADLFYNTPARRKFLKSAETEASHVEHQIRLHALAYPQVRFAYKRDDQLVFDLPATADLRVRISALTDAATAAALIPIETTIGPGISITGFLLPLSEARRTRKGQYVFMNTRPVEDQLINRAIRDGYGGFPTGLHPALFLYMEVEPALVDVNVHPAKKEVRFRRSADVVNTIVEAIATTLQKHARQEIHAAAAPEPERILPAPSTTAPHWEIPARSTNPGSVFPAAARPAPASSVAQPPLSSSARQSHGPVPAPTLRAIPLKQVPATQGKLDFHRQEDEETARNTHENAALARDASAGFSYLGTLRQQFALFETPEGLVLMHPKAARERIIFERLRAHREAPMPSQQLLDPVVLDLDPRDFAVIRQFAPHFDQAGMTITPFGQNTIRIESIPALLELENARAFLLELVDRLTQSEFSRNAKRMAYETFIGEFARKSAWRERISPHRAPAILKDLLACEVPYCTPGGKPTLVNYSIPEIKRKFGIQA; via the coding sequence ATGCCATCCATCCACGTCATGTCTCCCACTCTTGCCAGCCAAGTGGCGGCAGGAGAAGTAGTGGAGCGCCCCGCCTCCGTTGTGAAGGAACTGGTGGAAAACAGCTTGGATGCAGGCGCCAAATTCGTGCGGGTGGAGATACGCCGCGGAGGCGTGGGCATGATCAAGGTGACGGACGACGGCAGCGGCATGTCACGGGCAGACGCCGAACTATGCACCAAACGACATGCCACCAGCAAACTTTCTTCCCTGGAGGAGCTTTTTGAAATCACCCATCTGGGATTCCGCGGAGAGGCTCTGCCCAGCATTGCCAGCGTTTCCCGCTTCAAACTCTGTACCAGGCAGCAGCAGGAGCTGGAAGGCTGGGAAATACGCATTGACGGGGGCCTGGAGCACGAACCGAGAAGCTCAGGCGTCTCTCCCGGCACCGCCATTGAGGTGGCCGACTTGTTTTACAATACTCCAGCGCGCCGCAAGTTCCTCAAATCCGCAGAAACGGAAGCCTCCCATGTGGAGCATCAGATACGCCTGCATGCCCTGGCTTATCCCCAAGTACGATTTGCCTATAAGCGGGATGACCAGCTTGTTTTCGACCTTCCCGCCACAGCGGATCTGCGCGTCCGCATTTCCGCACTGACGGATGCCGCTACAGCAGCGGCCCTGATTCCGATAGAAACGACCATCGGTCCCGGCATTTCCATCACGGGATTCCTGCTTCCTCTTTCCGAAGCCAGACGCACCAGAAAAGGGCAGTACGTTTTTATGAACACGCGTCCCGTGGAGGACCAGCTCATTAACCGGGCCATTCGGGACGGCTATGGAGGCTTCCCTACCGGACTGCATCCGGCGCTCTTTCTGTATATGGAGGTGGAGCCCGCTCTAGTGGACGTCAATGTGCATCCCGCCAAGAAGGAGGTGAGATTCCGCCGTTCCGCAGACGTGGTCAATACCATTGTGGAAGCCATAGCCACTACCCTTCAAAAGCACGCCCGGCAGGAAATTCACGCTGCCGCCGCGCCGGAGCCGGAGAGAATTCTTCCTGCCCCTTCCACCACCGCGCCACATTGGGAAATACCCGCCCGTTCCACCAATCCCGGTTCTGTTTTCCCGGCCGCCGCCAGACCGGCCCCTGCTTCTTCCGTCGCCCAACCGCCGCTTTCCTCATCTGCCAGACAATCTCATGGGCCTGTCCCTGCACCCACCCTCCGTGCCATTCCCCTGAAGCAGGTTCCCGCCACCCAGGGAAAACTGGATTTTCACCGTCAGGAGGATGAAGAAACGGCACGAAACACCCATGAAAACGCAGCTCTAGCGAGGGATGCCTCTGCCGGATTTTCCTATCTGGGAACACTCCGCCAGCAATTCGCCCTGTTTGAAACGCCGGAAGGCCTGGTTTTGATGCATCCCAAAGCAGCCCGGGAACGCATCATTTTTGAACGGCTGCGCGCGCACCGGGAAGCCCCCATGCCGTCTCAGCAGCTTCTGGACCCGGTGGTGCTGGATCTGGATCCGCGGGATTTTGCCGTCATCCGGCAGTTCGCCCCTCATTTTGACCAGGCTGGCATGACCATTACGCCCTTTGGCCAGAATACCATCAGAATAGAATCCATCCCAGCCCTGCTGGAACTGGAAAACGCACGCGCTTTTCTCCTGGAGCTGGTGGACCGTCTCACCCAGTCCGAATTCAGCCGGAATGCCAAACGCATGGCTTATGAAACCTTCATTGGGGAATTTGCCAGAAAATCCGCCTGGAGGGAGCGCATTTCCCCTCACCGGGCCCCTGCCATCCTGAAGGATTTACTTGCCTGCGAAGTGCCGTACTGCACCCCGGGCGGCAAGCCCACGCTGGTGAATTATTCCATCCCGGAAATTAAACGCAAATTCGGCATACAGGCATGA
- a CDS encoding O-antigen ligase family protein, with amino-acid sequence MPASPPSTAPAPRIAETAAGKALAVLLVLFYIFLVTTAAGGEWHTLFLPACFLAAALLLFCFCILRGYKIPSPGLPGWLALGLGGGYFLVRAWFSPWFYYESVADLGLIATAVVMFAAGTYAGAGNGEKSILPILAASLGLLNALLWGYQNITGTESSWFRPDYSLFGSEIRNIGLFGYKNFSAHFLSVTGFFLCSYSMASARKWGIRLFTGVALILVSFTCGSRSAFPNALAGVTLCFFIYTSSVFRNNRKFYTASILFIILLLLGTSYAVLDLSRGAGRLAVLLDTFSFGNRLDLSKLAWALADQSPLFGHGSRMFTNLSTEFFSGANLPNFAHHEYAQAACDYGYAGLGLMLALLALFLISGLRSVLKLSGEHQRSNPLGPAAFCVLCIAAFHAYGEFIWHNPALLGASALCGGITCTAPLSRVKASRRAGRWLQASAALLLAILALCYAFLAFPVWKNSLQAVPASSSKRLPMLEEAASRSLDPDLVRRNILHAAGSSPLPSPVQLKALEYQEEKAELLSPGNHGLTAAKSLLYILQGRLTEAEQLLRPYVESPGRFDDRMFAWTTIYNNMLYSWSTAIAAQSPGRALSMAMTAQRLMSAQTNQWLYYGALDPEVRKQHYSRLNELKMLIMTLQSRGAVPDTSWRQ; translated from the coding sequence ATGCCAGCCTCTCCCCCCAGTACCGCTCCCGCTCCGCGCATTGCTGAAACTGCCGCCGGAAAAGCGCTGGCGGTTCTGCTGGTCCTTTTTTATATTTTCCTGGTAACGACGGCGGCAGGTGGGGAATGGCACACCCTTTTCCTTCCCGCCTGCTTTCTGGCGGCGGCTCTCCTGCTGTTCTGCTTCTGTATTCTCCGGGGATACAAGATTCCCAGCCCCGGACTGCCGGGCTGGCTGGCCCTGGGGCTGGGCGGCGGTTATTTCCTTGTCCGGGCATGGTTTTCCCCCTGGTTTTATTATGAGAGCGTCGCGGATCTGGGCCTCATCGCCACGGCCGTCGTCATGTTCGCGGCGGGAACGTATGCCGGAGCCGGAAACGGGGAAAAGAGCATTCTCCCCATACTGGCTGCGTCATTAGGGCTGCTGAATGCCCTGTTGTGGGGGTACCAGAACATAACGGGAACGGAATCCTCCTGGTTCAGACCGGATTATTCCCTGTTCGGTTCGGAAATCCGCAATATCGGATTATTCGGATACAAAAATTTTTCCGCTCATTTCCTGTCCGTCACCGGTTTTTTCCTTTGCTCATACAGCATGGCTTCCGCCAGAAAATGGGGCATCCGCCTGTTTACGGGGGTGGCACTCATCCTCGTGTCCTTCACGTGCGGCTCCCGCTCCGCCTTCCCGAACGCCCTGGCGGGCGTTACCCTGTGCTTTTTTATTTATACCTCCAGCGTTTTCCGCAATAACAGAAAATTTTACACGGCGTCCATCCTGTTTATTATCCTGCTCCTCCTGGGGACGTCCTATGCCGTGCTGGATTTGTCCCGCGGGGCAGGCAGGCTGGCAGTCCTCCTGGATACGTTTTCCTTCGGCAACCGGCTGGACCTGTCCAAACTGGCCTGGGCGCTGGCGGACCAGTCTCCGCTGTTCGGGCACGGCAGCCGGATGTTCACCAATCTTTCCACGGAGTTTTTCTCCGGAGCCAACCTCCCCAATTTCGCCCACCACGAATATGCGCAAGCCGCCTGCGACTACGGTTATGCCGGGCTGGGGCTGATGCTGGCTCTGCTGGCTCTGTTCCTCATTTCCGGGCTCCGGAGCGTTCTGAAATTGTCGGGAGAACATCAACGGTCCAATCCCCTGGGGCCGGCGGCGTTCTGCGTATTGTGCATCGCCGCTTTCCATGCCTATGGGGAATTCATCTGGCATAACCCTGCCTTGCTTGGAGCCAGCGCCCTATGCGGCGGCATTACCTGCACAGCCCCTCTTTCCAGGGTGAAAGCTTCGCGCCGGGCCGGACGCTGGCTTCAAGCGTCCGCCGCACTGCTTCTGGCCATATTGGCCCTGTGTTATGCGTTTCTGGCTTTTCCGGTCTGGAAAAACTCTCTTCAAGCCGTTCCGGCTTCCTCCAGCAAACGGCTTCCCATGCTGGAAGAGGCCGCCTCCCGCAGTCTGGATCCGGATTTGGTGCGGCGCAACATTCTGCATGCCGCAGGCAGTTCTCCCCTCCCAAGCCCGGTTCAGCTCAAAGCATTGGAATATCAGGAAGAAAAAGCGGAACTCCTGAGCCCCGGGAACCACGGTCTGACGGCGGCCAAAAGCCTCCTTTATATCCTCCAGGGACGCCTTACGGAAGCGGAACAACTGCTCCGCCCGTACGTAGAGAGCCCCGGCAGGTTTGATGACCGCATGTTCGCCTGGACCACCATTTACAATAATATGCTGTATTCCTGGAGTACGGCCATTGCGGCCCAGTCCCCCGGACGCGCCCTGTCCATGGCCATGACGGCCCAACGCCTGATGTCCGCTCAAACAAATCAGTGGCTGTATTACGGTGCTCTGGACCCCGAAGTCAGAAAACAACACTACTCGCGCCTCAATGAGCTCAAGATGCTCATCATGACGCTTCAGTCACGCGGAGCGGTCCCGGACACCTCCTGGCGGCAATAG
- a CDS encoding type I restriction-modification system subunit M N-terminal domain-containing protein, whose protein sequence is MPDKELKKLKDDLWHSADILRASAHLATNKYGQPILGLIFLRYAAILYKQYKEEIEARYNKLKGIRMEKSIKEISIEVCGFYLPPEAYYDAINDAPDDANKATLVKKAMTAIEETNDKIDGVLPKESVWTACAGGRAGSALQNRSCI, encoded by the coding sequence ATGCCCGATAAAGAATTGAAGAAGCTGAAGGATGATCTTTGGCATTCCGCGGATATACTTCGTGCGAGCGCACACCTGGCTACCAATAAATACGGACAGCCTATCCTTGGTTTGATTTTCCTGCGTTATGCCGCCATCCTTTACAAGCAGTACAAGGAGGAAATTGAGGCTCGTTATAACAAACTCAAAGGCATCCGTATGGAAAAATCTATTAAAGAGATTTCCATCGAGGTTTGTGGTTTCTATCTGCCGCCGGAGGCATATTACGATGCCATCAACGACGCTCCTGATGATGCCAACAAAGCCACACTTGTAAAAAAGGCAATGACCGCAATCGAGGAAACCAACGATAAAATAGACGGAGTTCTGCCCAAGGAAAGTGTATGGACAGCTTGTGCCGGAGGAAGAGCCGGATCTGCTCTCCAAAATCGTTCGTGTATTTAA
- a CDS encoding N-6 DNA methylase — MVEVLQPTSGDKMSLDPACGSGGMFVQATRYMHNHNARATDMMKFRCYGVEKEPDTVKLAKMNLLLNNVRGEITEANSFYAAPL; from the coding sequence ATGGTGGAGGTTTTGCAACCAACTTCCGGCGACAAGATGTCCCTCGACCCCGCCTGCGGTTCTGGAGGTATGTTTGTCCAGGCAACTCGATATATGCACAACCACAATGCCAGAGCTACGGATATGATGAAATTCCGTTGCTACGGCGTAGAAAAAGAGCCGGACACCGTTAAGCTGGCAAAAATGAATTTACTGCTGAACAATGTGCGTGGTGAAATCACTGAGGCCAACTCCTTCTATGCCGCCCCCCTATGA
- a CDS encoding helix-turn-helix domain-containing protein, translated as MQNLGQFFKAKRKSAGLSQRTLGNISGVSDTTIHNIEIGKTKNPGWDLLCQIAKALEFHPFEIMKAAGYITEDDINPAFLMKGLDKLNKNERESVQLFIDFILSRRGTNEMRKEDCNPCNIG; from the coding sequence ATGCAGAATTTAGGTCAGTTTTTTAAAGCTAAGAGGAAATCCGCAGGACTTTCTCAAAGGACGTTAGGCAACATTAGTGGTGTCAGCGATACTACAATTCATAATATTGAAATCGGAAAAACGAAAAATCCTGGATGGGATCTCCTCTGCCAGATAGCAAAAGCACTTGAATTCCATCCGTTTGAGATTATGAAAGCCGCAGGTTATATTACGGAAGACGATATCAATCCCGCGTTTCTGATGAAAGGCTTAGATAAGCTGAACAAGAACGAGCGAGAGAGTGTTCAGCTGTTCATAGATTTTATTTTATCAAGAAGAGGCACTAATGAGATGCGAAAGGAGGACTGTAATCCATGCAATATCGGTTAG
- a CDS encoding DNA cytosine methyltransferase, whose amino-acid sequence MQYRLGELFCGPGGIAWGATNADIGNPEYTIIHQWANDYDADTCETYRYNICPEATQTVYHEDIRKFDMSKLAEIDALAFGFPCNDYSVVGEQKGMNGVYGPLYSYGVKALKRFRPLWFLAENVGGLRNANEGKAFTKILSELRNAGYVITPHLYKFEEYGIPQARHRIIIIGIRNDLDFTYRVPSTAPYAGIDNSCRTAIEVPPIAGDALNNERTKQSPMVVKRLNHILPGQNAFTADLPEELQLNIKGARISQIYKRLDPDKPSYTVTGSGGGGTHIYHWEEPRALTNRERARLQTFPDDYEFIGSKESVRKQIGMAVPCRGAKIIFEAVLKTFAGIPYEFTEPNINE is encoded by the coding sequence ATGCAATATCGGTTAGGTGAATTATTCTGCGGTCCCGGAGGCATCGCATGGGGGGCAACAAACGCAGATATAGGCAATCCGGAATATACTATCATACATCAATGGGCAAATGATTATGATGCAGACACCTGTGAAACTTACCGTTATAATATTTGTCCTGAAGCAACGCAAACAGTGTATCATGAAGACATCCGCAAATTTGATATGTCAAAGTTGGCGGAAATTGACGCATTAGCCTTCGGCTTTCCGTGCAATGATTATAGCGTTGTAGGTGAACAGAAGGGAATGAATGGCGTTTATGGACCGCTCTACTCATACGGTGTCAAAGCATTAAAGAGGTTTAGACCGTTATGGTTTCTTGCGGAAAATGTCGGAGGCTTGCGTAACGCCAACGAAGGGAAGGCATTCACGAAAATTTTATCTGAATTAAGAAATGCTGGCTATGTCATTACGCCTCACCTTTATAAATTTGAAGAATATGGCATTCCACAGGCTCGGCACAGAATTATCATTATCGGTATCCGAAACGACCTCGACTTTACTTATCGAGTACCATCGACTGCTCCATATGCCGGTATTGACAACTCTTGCCGAACAGCGATTGAAGTGCCGCCTATTGCTGGAGATGCGCTTAACAATGAGCGAACTAAGCAGTCACCGATGGTGGTGAAAAGATTAAATCACATTCTCCCTGGACAGAATGCGTTTACAGCAGATTTGCCGGAAGAACTCCAGCTGAACATAAAAGGCGCGCGCATCAGTCAAATTTACAAGAGGCTTGATCCTGATAAACCGTCTTATACAGTCACAGGAAGCGGCGGCGGCGGAACACATATTTACCATTGGGAAGAACCCAGAGCGCTAACAAACCGCGAAAGGGCACGACTTCAAACGTTCCCTGATGATTATGAGTTCATAGGAAGCAAAGAAAGTGTGCGCAAACAGATAGGAATGGCAGTTCCGTGTCGAGGAGCTAAGATTATTTTTGAGGCTGTCTTGAAAACCTTTGCCGGAATACCATACGAATTTACCGAACCAAATATTAACGAGTAA
- a CDS encoding very short patch repair endonuclease, which translates to MADKHSKEMRSMNMSHIRSQNTKPEIMVGKYLFSRGLRYRKNVRQLLGTPDLVFKKYKTVVFVNGCFWHHHGCCRFVWPSTNISYWRSKIENNVKRDKENYALLAEQGWKVLIIWECQLKKNMRDKELDALYNKIIEK; encoded by the coding sequence ATGGCTGACAAACATTCTAAAGAAATGCGGAGCATGAATATGTCTCATATCCGTAGCCAGAACACAAAGCCTGAAATCATGGTGGGTAAATATTTGTTTTCGCGTGGATTGAGATATCGTAAAAACGTCCGCCAATTGCTGGGTACACCAGATCTTGTTTTCAAAAAATATAAAACCGTTGTATTTGTGAATGGTTGCTTCTGGCATCACCATGGTTGTTGCAGATTCGTATGGCCATCAACAAACATCTCGTACTGGCGAAGTAAAATAGAGAATAATGTAAAAAGAGATAAGGAGAATTATGCGCTTCTTGCCGAACAAGGTTGGAAGGTTCTGATCATCTGGGAGTGTCAATTAAAGAAGAACATGAGAGATAAAGAACTTGATGCTCTGTACAACAAAATTATCGAGAAATAA
- a CDS encoding restriction endonuclease PLD domain-containing protein, which produces MTQRLLFSPIDDGADALLILSGYASPNMASWLIKSQHDRHLRPIDIRLVVGMTSYDGISLSVHEGFKALHGKNYGNSMSRFQCSYVYDSEVPVHANLYIWTKQDAPILAFTGSADFMQSAFLSGRMELVENCDPSDALDYFNEIEEKSIFCNHSEVEEHIVLHGKHDILDDEGKLTLSGEGIVKATLPLLSRNGETGEKSGLNWGQRNKRNKNQAYIPVPSSIAKNGFFPLNKQHFTARTDDGHTLVLRVEQQGNKAITTPLSNAQLGEYFRNRLGLANGAYVTKQDLINYGRTDVTFYKIDDEVFFLDFSVHKGT; this is translated from the coding sequence TTGACACAGCGATTGCTGTTTTCTCCTATTGATGATGGCGCAGATGCGTTATTGATTCTTTCTGGCTATGCTTCACCAAATATGGCTTCTTGGCTTATAAAAAGTCAGCATGACCGCCATCTTCGTCCTATTGACATCAGGCTTGTGGTAGGAATGACATCCTATGATGGAATAAGCCTTTCCGTTCATGAAGGCTTTAAGGCACTGCACGGCAAAAATTATGGGAACAGTATGTCTCGCTTTCAATGCAGTTATGTATATGATTCCGAGGTTCCAGTCCACGCAAATTTGTATATATGGACGAAACAGGATGCTCCAATCCTTGCATTCACTGGTTCTGCTGATTTTATGCAAAGTGCATTTCTTTCGGGCCGGATGGAACTTGTAGAAAACTGTGATCCATCTGATGCGCTTGATTATTTCAACGAAATAGAGGAAAAATCCATTTTTTGCAATCACAGCGAAGTTGAAGAGCATATTGTACTGCATGGGAAGCACGATATCCTTGATGACGAAGGAAAATTAACACTTTCAGGAGAAGGAATAGTCAAAGCAACACTTCCGTTGCTTTCAAGGAATGGAGAGACGGGTGAAAAATCTGGTCTGAATTGGGGGCAGAGGAACAAACGAAATAAGAACCAGGCATATATACCGGTGCCAAGTTCTATCGCAAAGAACGGGTTTTTCCCACTCAACAAGCAGCATTTTACGGCAAGAACTGATGATGGACACACGCTGGTTCTGCGTGTTGAACAACAGGGCAATAAAGCTATAACGACTCCTTTAAGTAATGCTCAGCTCGGAGAGTATTTTAGAAATCGTCTCGGTCTTGCAAACGGCGCATATGTTACAAAGCAGGATTTGATAAATTATGGCCGAACAGATGTGACCTTTTATAAGATAGACGATGAGGTGTTTTTCCTTGATTTCTCTGTTCATAAAGGAACATAA